In Malaclemys terrapin pileata isolate rMalTer1 chromosome 10, rMalTer1.hap1, whole genome shotgun sequence, the DNA window CCTTTTGAAACCAGTGCCCAGCGAGCATTGGGGTCACATCTGGGCTCCCATAACTAGTGATTTAACTAGTCCCAGGGCACTGGCCCCGATCTGTCCCTGGCTCTTCTGGACCATGTTGCGTCACTGGCTGGGTTAACTGATTGCTGGCTTTTGGCAGGGTGAATGCTTTGAGGGAGGAGAGGGCTTTTAAGCTGACTAGTGCTcgagttgtggggggagaggggaagccacTGGATCTTCGTAGTTATCTGATGCCCTTCCTGAACAATGCAAGGTCTGAGGGGTAACCTGGGCACACCCACGCAGAAGGCCTCTTCTGTAGGCCCCTGTGGGCAGCGGGTATTTGACTGCTTGTGCTTTGTCTGCAGGCCAAGTACCTGGCGCAGATCATcgtggtgggggtgcaggtggtgggcAGGGCCTTTGCTCGGGCACTCCGGCAGGAATTTGCAGGTAAGCACCAGTCACCGTTGCCAGCCTTGTCTCTTCCACCCAAGGGGGGTAGCTATGGAAAGCTGGTGTTGTCCTTGAGGGTGACCCCTGGCCTTGACTCTGGTTTAGTGTCTTTGTTTTGCATGTTAGAGGCCCGCTGGTGGGAGCGGGGCACCGGGcctgtgctgctgggggaaggcAGCCTGGATTGGCACCATTGTTTGTGGTAACTGCTCAGTAACGTGCATTAGTGTTAGCGGGTAACCTTCACGGACCTAGGTTAGTAACACGAGCTGCTgccagacagggagcagggatggggaccTGGGCTGGGATTCCAGTCTCTGGGGACCCCAGATTTGCTGTCAGAGTTGGCCTCTGCAGCCCGGGGAGCAGTGCCCCCAAGTCTGGCCCCAAGTGTTTCCTGGGGGCCCTGCTCGGTGGCTGACTGGGCCAGGCTTACTGTGGCCCCGGTGGGGACAGTTCTGAGTGCTGTACAGAGAGCAGGGGGAtcctctgggagggagggcaggatcATCCCCATTGCCCCACACAGCCTGTGACAgactggaattgaacccaggcaTCCTTGGCTCATGTTGCCACCCTCTGCCCTCACTCTACCCCGCCCCCCATTTCCTTATGTCCATAGAGGTCCTGTGGCACTTCCCTTTGCATGTTCAATAGCCCCAGGCAAGCTCTCCTGTGAGCGTAGTGGCCAGGTGGACCGGGGAGAGCGGGCTGTGATTGGAGGAGTGACCAGCTCTGGGGTCTCTCTGAACAGCCAGCCGAGCAGCGGCCGATGCGCGGGGACGCGCCGGGCCCCAGTCTGCTGCAGCCACCAGCATCTCGGGGATCAGCCTGCAGGAGGCCCAGCAGATCCTCAACATCTCCAAGCTCAATCCGGAGGAAATTCAGAAGGTAAAGCTGCGGCTCGGAATGGGATGGTCCAGCAGGCAGGTCTGCATAGCAGCAGGTTGCTGAAAGGCCAGCCCCTtttccccagctgctgcagcctggtgttCTCGCTCTGGCAGGAGATGGCTGGGTGGTGGCGTGTTTTGCTCCAGGGAGTGTGAGTATGGGTAGCCAGTTGGGGCTGGGCACCTCTGTTCTCAGTGCAGCAGCTTCCTTCAGCAGGCCTGTTACCCATGGTGCATTGAGGCATTCGCACCTTCCTCTCTGCCCCGGGACCCTTCTTGGCTTGCGCTGTAATCAGGGCTTTCCAGtgctgcaggagggagagaggctcTGGGCTGAAGTGCTTGGACTCAACCCCCCATGACAGCCACCCAGTGAATTTGCATGCCCTTGCTGGCCAAGTGTCAGTGAGCGAGGGTAgctgctccctctgcctcagGGCACGGGCACTGCCATGGCTGTCCCCTGGAGGGACCTGTCACTATGGCTTAGAACAGCCAGCTGGCAGCGCGCTGAAATGCAGAGCGAGGGGCAGCCGGAAGAGGCAGCTCACGGTTGGCTTGTTTCCTTTGGCAGAACTACGATCACTTATTCAAGGTGAATGACAAGTCAGTGGGGGGATCGTTTTACCTGCAGTCTAAGGTAAGCGGGGTGTTGGATGGGTCTGGGCATCCGTCCTGCTCTGTGCCAGGCTATTGGGCTGGCCTCGCAGGTTTGGGAGCCGGCTGGCTGTCTTgggagctggcacttggggctGGAGGCGCTAAGGCTGTCATCGCTGTTTGTGGCACTCTAATTACCCCTCTGAGCAGAAGCAGATCTTTTCCGGGGTCTTTGCCAGGGTGAACGTCCTGCTGGCAGTGCCCTCTGGGTGTTTCCATCCCCACACCCGCCCACATGCCCCCACACCTCTCTGGGCCCCTGTCACACGGGCTGGACCCTGGGTGTCTCCGATGGCAGCATGTTGGACCCTGAGAAAGGATGAGTTCCCTGGGGTCTGGCACAGCGTCCGTTTGCCATCCTGTGCTCTCTGGGGCATGTGGATTGTGGGGGCAAACTGCCCTGGGCTGCAGCGTCTTTCTCAGGCCCCTCTGCTGCTGCATGGTGGGGCCTGGCCTGGAGCCACTATCAGCAGCCTCCTCATGCCAgtcaccagtgttccctctaatgttttacatccatgtgcggaatgaattttgttatgtgcatcaatatggagatgatgtgtGACACCTCACCTtcgtattggtgcacataacaaaattcatgtggtgggggtggggccgaggggttcagagtgtgtgAGGGGACTCacggctggggaagagggttgcggtgtatggggtgcaggctctgggttggggatgaggggtttggggtgtgggagggggctcagggctggggcagaaggttggagtgtgtgggggggctctggggtggggtcagggatgatgggtttggggtgcaggcttccctggggctgcggtggggagagatgactccccccccagccctctctcgccaCAGCAGCTTGGTGCTAGGGGAGAGGCATCTTTCCCCAGCCGCAGCAGCtctggcggggcggggctgggctgggctgagggaggggctcctcccCAGGCCAAGGCAGGTCCACACTGGGGCCGGGCTAAGGGAGAGGTTCCTCTCTCCCAGCCGAGGCAGATCTGTGCTGGGGCTGGGCCAAGGGAGGGGTTCCCCTGCCCCGGCCACAACACGTCCATGCTGGGGCCAgcggggaggggcacctctcctcGCCTGAGCCCCTGCGcagggcttaataggcagctgcgcagcttagagggaacttagccagTCATGCAGTTGGCTTctgctgcctcctcctggctgcctGGTGAAGTGCAGCCATGTCCCTTGGCTATCCTGGGCCTGAGGCCCGGCCCGGGTATGGCGGACTGTGTGGTAGGTGAGACTCATTGGAGACACTGTCCTGCAGGTGGTGAGAGCCAAGGAGCGGCTGGACGAAGAGCTCCGAATCGAGGCCCAGAGACAGAGTGAAAGAGAACAGGGGCAGAAGCCAGAGACGTAACTACCCTCCATGCCCTCTTCTCAGCCCCTCTAAATTATAGCCAGCCAATAAATCCCCTCTCTGCAGCTTCCTCTGTGTGGTTTGGATTCAGGAGATTCCATGGGAGAGATGGGGGGGTCACGGCCTGGCCCATTGCTTGCGGGCAGCTGTATCAACTACCGAATGGCCAGGGGCCTCCCATAATGCACTAGGACAAGTGGGCAGTGAGATAGATGGAGGAGGAGCATTCCTTCCTGGACCATTCTCCCTGAAACATGGCGTCCAATTGCCCCCACCCACCGCAGAGCCAGAAATGCCTGGTGCTACATGCAGCCAGTTGGCTGCCCCCTGGGAGCCCCGTGCTTTAgaacaggggtgagcaaactacagcccgcgggccgcgTCCAacccatcagaccttttaataTGGTCCTCGagttcctgccagggagcagggtcaagGGCTTGCTCCGCTCCGTGTTgctcccaaaagcagcagcatgtcctccgtctcctacacgtaggggcagccagggtgctCCACACgccacccccgccccaagcactggctctgcagctcccattggctgggaacccagAGCCGGCACTGCAtctctgcgtaggagccggaggggggacgtGCCGTTGCTTCCGGGAACTACTTGAAGTAAGCGCCGTCAcgaccctgcacccctgacctcctcccacgccccagccctatgccccagccctgatccccctcccaccctccaaacccctcagtcctagcccagagcaccctcctgtactccaaatccctcatccccagccccaccacagagcctgcacccctgccccagcctggagctccctcctgcaccctgaagccctcatttctggccccaccccagagccctcaccccctcctgcaccccaacccccaattttgtgagcattcatggcccaccatacaatttccataaccatatgtggccctcgggccaaaatgtttgctcacccctgctctaGTAACAGGGTTTCCGTGTGCCCCTGACTCAGTGTGATGGGGGCTAGACGCTTTCCACTGCACCCACCATCACAGGAATGTATCTGCCCTTCCACTCCCTGGCCAGGTCCTTCAGCAGCCTCAGGACGGTGTCT includes these proteins:
- the PAM16 gene encoding mitochondrial import inner membrane translocase subunit TIM16; this encodes MAKYLAQIIVVGVQVVGRAFARALRQEFAASRAAADARGRAGPQSAAATSISGISLQEAQQILNISKLNPEEIQKNYDHLFKVNDKSVGGSFYLQSKVVRAKERLDEELRIEAQRQSEREQGQKPET